GTCCTGGGTGAGATGGGTCAAGAAGAGCAGGGGCGTGTTCTCGGCTGAGTAGCAGTAGTAGCTGCATGAAGCAGCTAGAATCGTGGCTCCGTCCGGAATTGAACTTAGGTTGAACTTCATCCAGCCGCGCCACTCAACGCGGCTGGGCGAACCATTGCTACCCTGAAAGCATACTATGCCATCTTGGCGGCCATACGTATTGGGCGGAGGGTAACTTGGCCGGTACCAAACATACCCGGTCCACCAGTTGCTCTTGTCGGGATAGACTCTTACCTCGGCTAATGCGCTCGTGCTTGAGGAAGACGCTGCGCCAAGGCCGAGCAACACGACCAATGCCAGCGTTGCTCCTGATAATCTACCTCTTGCTACACACATCCTACTTCTCCTTGCTGTTTAGGACCCTATCTCCAATGCATACCGGTCATTTGGCAACCACAAAACTAGCGGTTTCAGTTTGATGTGTGGCGGTCAGACACGCGAAGTACGCGCCAGGAGCCAGGCCGCCTAGCTCAAGGACGACGCTCGACGCTCCCACTCTTGCGCAGTTCGCTGGCAGGACGAGGCAGCCAGAAGCATCGTAAAGCCGAAGCTCGGTTAGACTCGTCTTACAAGTCTGACCGGTCCACGACACCCGGACATACCTTTGGGCCGGATTCGGCTCAACCCGCAATCTGTGTGCTGGTATCTGCAATCCGAGATCATCCTCCACCCCGGTTTCTGGAACACCAAGATACAGCGTGACCAGACCGTCGTCACCACAGATGAGGATGTCAAAATAGCCGTCGTTGTTCCAGTCACCGACCCCAATCTTCGAGTCGCGCTTGATTATGCCGTCCGGACGAAGCGGCACACCAGACACTGTCTTCAAGGTCTCACCGCTGGCCAGTGCGGGATTCGTGTCTGACCCGATGTTTCGGAAGAAATGCACCCAACCGTTTCCCTCGCCGGAGAGAAGGTCCTGTTTACCATCCCGGTCCAAGTCAACAACGGCCGGGGCCGACCGCCCCAGAATGATAGGGAAGCCGTTGGCGTAATAGATGTAGCTCCAGTTCTGGAACATCGGCCAGGTGTCGGACGTCTGGTTCAGGTACAAGAGTATCCGGCTCGCCTGGATTCCAATGATGAGGTCACGCCTTCCGTCCCGGTTCCAGTCCGCTACTGTCGGCACTGACTGAGTCCCGGCGTCGAGCGTGTCGCCGTTGAGCAATCTGTACTTATAGAACGCCTCGAACCCGCTGTCGCGCTGGATGAACACATTGAAACAGCCGTCCGCATCTCCGCTGATCAGGTCCATCTTACCGTCCTGATTCCAGTCCACAACCTGTGGACTCGAGCCCAAACATCAACTCCGGTTCGGCAGACGGATGCGTGACCCCGACGCCTCTACCAAATAGAACGTATCAAACACCGGCCAGGAATCAGGCCCGACATTGGGATAGAAGCGCACAAATCCGGAATCGAACTCACCTGCGACGAAGTCCTTGTTTCCGTCACCATCCAAGTCGCCCATTGCCGGCACGCCATATCGCCCAACGTCAATTGGCACGCCTTTGCAGAGCACAGGAACAGGTTCCCGAAAACGCGGAGTGGCCGTGAACAGACAAAGCGTGTAAAACAGTATCATCGTCACCTCACTATCAGTTTAGTGCCGGCCCAGAGCCCGCCGGCGGTTAGTCGGACAAGATAGACTCCTGGCGCGAGGTCGCGCAGGTCGAGCCGTATGAAAGATTGATGCAGTGATGAAGGGATGGGGTGATGGAGAACGCAGCGTCCTTGAGAATCGAAGAACCTGAGTTCAGAGCGGTCTGCGCTCGGCGGTATACGGACAGCGACCTGCCCTCGGGTCGGATTCGGCTCAATCCGCAAGCCGGTACCAGGTGCCGGGAACCTAGCACCTTCTTCAAGTATGGTTGGGCAGTACTCGTCGCAACCGATGTCAGGTTCGGCATCGCGCGGGTCGCCGTCTATGTCCCTGGGTATGTCTGGAAACGGTCGTGCCCGGCCGATGCACGGCGAAGACGGCTGAAGATGATAGTCGCCCGGCGCGAGCTGCGGGTCCAGAGAGATGCTGTTTGTGTCAAATCCGACCCCTTGCCAGTGAGACATTGAAGAGTACTTGGTGGCTCCGTTGATGGCTATGTTGCTGCCCGCAGCCTTCCACAGGTTGTTGTGCTTCGACTTCGGTTGAGCCGAGTTATTGAGGTGGATGCATGCCGAGTTGGTGTTCGTGTTGCGGCTCCAGAAAATGTTGTTGTACACGTTCCAGGAAGCGCAGTCGTTGATGTTGACGCAGTGCGCAGCGCGGGAAGAGCCGGTCGGGCTCAGAACGGTGTTGCCGTAGCAGTATCCGTACGCCATATCGTTCAGGCTGATGCCCTGGTAAGTCCAGCCGGACACGTAGTTGTTGAACACGCATTGCCCGGGTCGAGCCCAGTTGAAATAGATACCGTACAGGTTGGTGTTGAGCACCCGATTGCCGATGACGCTGTCCGAATCGTACACGCCTTCCATCCGGATGCCGTAGTACGCGTTGCCCGTAATGGTGCAGCCGCTGATGCGGCAGTACTTACAGAAAGGCGTGGTAGCATGGGTGTTGTAGAAATAGACCGCGGAAGTCGCCGCACCGGTGAAGTTGAGGCTTTCGAGCTTAACGTTGTCGGTGTTGTACACATAGAACCCGGTCTGGGCACCCGCGGCATCGAGCGTCACGGTCCCAGCCTTTAGGGGCCGGAACGTAAGCGGGTAGTACCAGGTCGTGCAATTACTGATTTCGCATGCGCCGGTGTAGGTGCCGGGGTCAATAAGGAACAGGTGCTCCTCGGTTAGGGTCCGGCGGCTGACCGAACTGCACGCCGCAGCCACGGTCTTGAAGTGGGGCGGATTGCGCTCCGGGCCAACGTAACGCGTGACCAGAGCGAGTGCCGCACCGGCGCCCAGACAAGCGGCAAGCAGCACGCGATGTGTATTCACACCAAAATCCAATCAGCGCACGACGAGCTTCTCTGTGACCGAGCAACTGCCAGCAGGCACCCGGACAAAATAGACGCCGCTACTCAGTTCACACAGATCGAGCACAAGCGGCCCAGTGGTCGAGTGATCCAGCGGCCTAACGAGGACGCAGCGTCCAGAAGCATCATGAAGCCGAAGCTCGGTCTGACACGTCGAACTAGCCTGACCGGTCAATGACACTCGGACGTATCTGCAGGCCGGATTCGGCTCAATCTGCAATCTGCATTCTGATATCTGGAAGCTGGTATCGTCTACAAGACCGACCGGATAGTACTCATCCGCGCCGATATCCGGTTGAGCATCACGGGGCTCGCCGTCGAAATCGGTTAGGATGCCGGCAATCGGAGCGCTGCTACCGATACAGGGTGAAGAGGCCTGAAGGTGAAGGTCTGTCCACTTATCCACGACCAAAGGGTCGGCCCGGAAGCTGTTAGTATCAAGATGAGAACGGCTGCGCCAGCTCTCCATCGTGAGATAGCGAATGTTGGACACATAGAACAGATTCTCGCTGCCGTCGTGCTTATACCAGCAGTTGTAGTTCGAGGAGGCGGGAAAGGAACCGCCGCTATAGGCAACCAAGCTGCCCACGATGACGTTGCCTCTCAGCGTGCTCCTACTGCCGTTCTCGTAGATACCGATAGCGTTGACGGATGCCGAGTCGGTGATGAGTGTATTGCAGTGCAGTTTCGTACCAGAAGCGTTCAGAGTGTACACTCCCATTCCGGTCGCGCCGGAAACGAAGTTGTTGGCGGCAAAGCCACTTGAACCGGCGAAATATATGCCGATGCTGCTGGTCGTGCCGGTGACCTGGATGTCGCAGTTGAGGACCGAGTCGAAGCTTCCGCCAAACATGATGCCACGGTCGGTCTGAATTCGGCAGTTCGACACCGTCCAGAAATGGCAGCGCGGGGCACAGACCGCCCAGCCGGCGCAATCCTTCAGAGTCAGCCCTTGAATCTTGATGTAATGGGTGGGCGCAAGGTCGCCCGAGGCCCAGAAGATGAATCCGGCGCCGGGCGCACACACCGTGACCGACTGGCCGACCGCGGGCCGAAACGTGACCGTCTTACCTGCAGTGTTCGCATAACGCATATCTACCACACCATCGTCATAGATGCCGTCGTAGGCCTCGAATACAACGTCACCAGACAGACCTCTGGTCACGAGCGCCGAAGCCGCATCGGTGAAGCTGTAGAAGTCACCTGAACCGTCCTTCTTGATAGTGTAGGTACCGTTCAACGGGTCAGCCACGGCCATAGAAGTCGCAAGCACAAAGATAGCCGCAAGTGCCTGCTTCATTACCCTACTCCTCTCGGTTGACAACCAACTTCTGGCTGGCGCTGGATCCGTTTGCCTTGAGCCGGACAACATACACGCCACCTGGCAGAGCACCGAAGTCCAGCGGAACAGACAATTTGTCCTCCGTTGCCACAGTTCTGCGGGCAAGAATGCAGCGGCCAACTGCATCAAATACTGCCAGGTCCACTGGACCGGTTCCAACCGAATAGCAGCGCAGAGTAGCGCGATTGCCCACCAGAATGCTGGGCACAATCGCCAGGTTGACCTGCGAAGGTGCTGGCGTGCCGACAATACCGCCCGCGGCTCCGAATCCGTACCAGAAACCCCAGTACCCGCGCAGGTCACCAGCCACACCGCGGCCTTGGATAGACTGCGCCATCGAACCGCTAAGTTTCTGTCCCGGCGAAACACACTCCCTGCCGGCCGAGTTGAACGAATACCACGCCAGCACATCCGCCCGCCCTTTTCCGCTCACTACGATGCCAACAACGAGCGTCAAGACTGTTGCTTCGCGTATCACGCCGCCCCTCATTCCAGCCGGCCGGCCTCGGTTGCCCATGCCTGCTTGAGTACTACGGCCCGGCCAACGCGGTCAAGCGAGAAGTTGTGTACCCAGATATACCGCCAGGTGCACAGCGGCGGGTCAACCGCTGTAGTGTTCTGATTTACAGTGCGGATGACGACCTGATCGTCAACCGGCACAGTCCCGGTGTTGTAGGTGATGCACTGCCAGGGCCAGAGGGTGTCGAACTGCACGAAGAAGTAGTCGCCTGCTTTCGGCCCAGTTCCCGGAGCGAAAAGAATAGTCAGGTTATATACGGTACGTCCATTCAACGTCGTGAAGTCCTTGGAAAAGGTACCGTAGGTTACATTGCCTCCCTCATCAGCACCGGGCATCCATGCGGTCCCGCTCCACTTGAGTACCTGACCAGTGGTTGCGCCCTTCTGAGAGACGTCCTCAGCCTTTTGAGCCGCATGGGCATAGGGTACGCTGGCCATCCTTGTCCTCGGAACCGCCGGCTGGCCTGCAACTTCGACCTCGAACCAGCAGTCCGGACCTG
This window of the candidate division WOR-3 bacterium genome carries:
- a CDS encoding T9SS type A sorting domain-containing protein; translated protein: MKQALAAIFVLATSMAVADPLNGTYTIKKDGSGDFYSFTDAASALVTRGLSGDVVFEAYDGIYDDGVVDMRYANTAGKTVTFRPAVGQSVTVCAPGAGFIFWASGDLAPTHYIKIQGLTLKDCAGWAVCAPRCHFWTVSNCRIQTDRGIMFGGSFDSVLNCDIQVTGTTSSIGIYFAGSSGFAANNFVSGATGMGVYTLNASGTKLHCNTLITDSASVNAIGIYENGSRSTLRGNVIVGSLVAYSGGSFPASSNYNCWYKHDGSENLFYVSNIRYLTMESWRSRSHLDTNSFRADPLVVDKWTDLHLQASSPCIGSSAPIAGILTDFDGEPRDAQPDIGADEYYPVGLVDDTSFQISECRLQIEPNPACRYVRVSLTGQASSTCQTELRLHDASGRCVLVRPLDHSTTGPLVLDLCELSSGVYFVRVPAGSCSVTEKLVVR
- a CDS encoding T9SS type A sorting domain-containing protein codes for the protein MGNRGRPAGMRGGVIREATVLTLVVGIVVSGKGRADVLAWYSFNSAGRECVSPGQKLSGSMAQSIQGRGVAGDLRGYWGFWYGFGAAGGIVGTPAPSQVNLAIVPSILVGNRATLRCYSVGTGPVDLAVFDAVGRCILARRTVATEDKLSVPLDFGALPGGVYVVRLKANGSSASQKLVVNREE
- a CDS encoding T9SS type A sorting domain-containing protein; translated protein: MNTHRVLLAACLGAGAALALVTRYVGPERNPPHFKTVAAACSSVSRRTLTEEHLFLIDPGTYTGACEISNCTTWYYPLTFRPLKAGTVTLDAAGAQTGFYVYNTDNVKLESLNFTGAATSAVYFYNTHATTPFCKYCRISGCTITGNAYYGIRMEGVYDSDSVIGNRVLNTNLYGIYFNWARPGQCVFNNYVSGWTYQGISLNDMAYGYCYGNTVLSPTGSSRAAHCVNINDCASWNVYNNIFWSRNTNTNSACIHLNNSAQPKSKHNNLWKAAGSNIAINGATKYSSMSHWQGVGFDTNSISLDPQLAPGDYHLQPSSPCIGRARPFPDIPRDIDGDPRDAEPDIGCDEYCPTILEEGARFPAPGTGLRIEPNPTRGQVAVRIPPSADRSELRFFDSQGRCVLHHPIPSSLHQSFIRLDLRDLAPGVYLVRLTAGGLWAGTKLIVR
- a CDS encoding VCBS repeat-containing protein; the encoded protein is MDWNQDGKMDLISGDADGCFNVFIQRDSGFEAFYKYRLLNGDTLDAGTQSVPTVADWNRDGRRDLIIGIQASRILLYLNQTSDTWPMFQNWSYIYYANGFPIILGRSAPAVVDLDRDGKQDLLSGEGNGWVHFFRNIGSDTNPALASGETLKTVSGVPLRPDGIIKRDSKIGVGDWNNDGYFDILICGDDGLVTLYLGVPETGVEDDLGLQIPAHRLRVEPNPAQRYVRVSWTGQTCKTSLTELRLYDASGCLVLPANCARVGASSVVLELGGLAPGAYFACLTATHQTETASFVVAK